One Streptomyces sp. NBC_00223 genomic window carries:
- the cpaB gene encoding Flp pilus assembly protein CpaB, with protein MNSRQRRGVVLLVVSVLCALAAFAGVLAVVSDARSQVGPKVTAYELSTDIPAYTALSASDVRRIAVPRRWLPDTAVRELGDLRGKIAAVALKKGSLLQSDMVSARPELKAGQMEIAIMIDAETGVAGKITPGARVNIFATFAGKKDTDPDISQIIVSGAQVIDVGEIKAFDKSDDAQRLSAQGVPITFALDAQDAQRVAFAESFARHVRLALVAPGDTTSPAGSDRTYTLAGDTAAGSGHR; from the coding sequence ATGAACTCACGTCAACGCCGAGGTGTCGTCCTCCTGGTCGTCTCCGTGCTCTGCGCGCTGGCCGCCTTCGCCGGGGTGCTCGCCGTCGTCAGCGACGCGCGCTCGCAGGTGGGACCCAAGGTCACGGCGTACGAACTGTCCACCGACATCCCCGCGTACACCGCGCTGAGCGCCTCCGACGTGCGTCGCATAGCCGTGCCCCGGCGCTGGCTGCCCGACACCGCCGTACGTGAACTCGGCGACCTCCGGGGGAAGATCGCCGCCGTGGCGCTGAAGAAGGGCTCGCTGCTCCAGTCCGACATGGTCTCCGCCCGGCCCGAACTCAAGGCCGGGCAGATGGAGATCGCCATCATGATCGACGCGGAGACCGGTGTCGCGGGCAAGATCACCCCGGGCGCGCGGGTGAACATCTTCGCGACCTTCGCGGGCAAGAAGGACACCGACCCCGACATCTCGCAGATCATCGTCTCCGGCGCGCAGGTCATCGACGTCGGCGAGATCAAGGCCTTCGACAAGAGCGACGACGCCCAGCGGCTGTCCGCACAGGGCGTGCCGATCACCTTCGCGCTGGACGCCCAGGACGCCCAACGCGTCGCCTTCGCCGAGTCGTTCGCCCGCCATGTGCGCCTGGCACTGGTCGCCCCCGGCGACACCACCTCCCCCGCGGGCAGCGACCGCACCTACACCCTGGCCGGGGACACAGCGGCCGGAAGCGGGCACCGGTGA
- a CDS encoding AAA family ATPase, with translation MSVRILAGTGDADAARALLGLLGQLPGAEPAPAIGDSTTLLDTLARAAEAGIEELPEVVVVHDGIGPMPALDVIREVALRFPAVGVVLLTADPSPLMLASAMNSGARGVIGLPLVYEELGARVEAAASWAVGVRRHLSPGRAALPAVAGGTLVAVAGAKGGVGTTVIAVQLALAAHASGRSTALVDLDLQGGDLASYLDVQFRRSIADLADIADVSSRVLHDAMYVHESGPALLLAPADGERGEDVTDRAARLVLTALRQRYEVVVVDCGTQMTGANAVAVETADTAVLVTTPDVVAVRAAKRMVRMWDRLQIRKPQDTTAVVNRHSRGSEIQPSLIGRIAGTKVAASVVPAGFKELQGVIDAGRLQDLDSRSTVKAGIWALAGELGLVTGATLPAARGKRRMRGDRGQVTLETLGMTPVILITLILVWQAVLAGYTFTLAGNAADQAARAAAVGDSAAEAARSDLPGAWASGMTGPDVRPADGGQIEVTLGLKVPVLFPGAIDFPITVHGHAATVDERGTADAP, from the coding sequence GTGAGCGTACGGATTCTGGCCGGTACCGGGGACGCGGACGCCGCGCGGGCGCTGCTCGGACTGCTCGGACAACTGCCGGGGGCCGAACCCGCCCCCGCGATCGGCGACTCCACCACGCTGCTCGACACCCTCGCCCGGGCCGCCGAGGCCGGGATCGAGGAGCTGCCCGAGGTCGTCGTCGTGCACGACGGGATCGGGCCGATGCCCGCGCTCGACGTCATCCGCGAGGTGGCCCTGCGCTTCCCCGCGGTCGGTGTCGTGCTGCTCACCGCCGACCCGAGCCCGCTGATGCTGGCCTCCGCGATGAACTCCGGAGCCCGCGGCGTCATCGGACTGCCGCTGGTCTACGAGGAGTTGGGCGCCCGGGTGGAGGCCGCCGCGTCCTGGGCGGTCGGGGTGCGCCGACATCTGAGCCCGGGCCGGGCCGCGCTGCCGGCGGTCGCCGGGGGCACGCTGGTGGCCGTCGCGGGCGCCAAGGGCGGGGTCGGTACGACCGTCATCGCCGTCCAACTCGCCCTTGCCGCACACGCGTCGGGCCGTTCCACCGCGCTGGTCGACCTCGACCTCCAGGGCGGCGACCTCGCGTCGTACCTCGATGTGCAGTTCCGCCGGTCGATCGCCGACCTCGCGGACATCGCCGACGTCTCCTCGCGGGTCCTGCACGACGCGATGTACGTCCACGAGTCGGGCCCCGCGCTGCTGCTCGCGCCCGCCGACGGCGAACGCGGTGAGGACGTCACCGACCGCGCGGCCCGGCTGGTGCTCACCGCACTGCGGCAGCGCTACGAGGTCGTCGTGGTGGACTGCGGCACCCAGATGACCGGCGCCAACGCGGTCGCCGTGGAGACCGCGGACACCGCCGTGCTGGTCACCACCCCCGATGTGGTGGCCGTACGCGCGGCCAAGCGGATGGTCCGCATGTGGGACCGGCTGCAGATCCGCAAACCCCAGGACACCACCGCCGTCGTCAACCGACACAGCCGGGGCAGCGAGATCCAGCCCTCGCTGATCGGCAGGATCGCGGGCACGAAGGTCGCGGCCTCGGTCGTCCCGGCGGGCTTCAAGGAACTCCAGGGGGTCATCGACGCGGGCCGGCTCCAGGACCTCGACAGCCGCTCCACCGTGAAGGCCGGGATCTGGGCGCTGGCGGGAGAGTTGGGGCTGGTCACCGGCGCCACCCTGCCCGCCGCGCGCGGCAAGCGGCGGATGCGCGGGGACCGCGGCCAGGTCACGCTGGAGACGCTCGGGATGACACCGGTCATCCTCATCACCCTGATCCTGGTCTGGCAGGCGGTGCTGGCCGGTTACACCTTCACCCTCGCGGGCAACGCCGCCGACCAGGCCGCCCGGGCGGCGGCGGTGGGGGACAGCGCGGCGGAGGCGGCGAGGAGCGATCTGCCGGGCGCGTGGGCGTCCGGCATGACGGGCCCGGACGTCCGCCCTGCCGACGGCGGCCAGATCGAGGTCACCCTCGGCCTCAAGGTCCCCGTCCTCTTCCCCGGCGCGATCGACTTCCCGATCACGGTCCACGGCCACGCCGCCACGGTGGACGAGCGCGGAACGGCGGACGCGCCGTGA
- a CDS encoding TadE/TadG family type IV pilus assembly protein, which yields MASLEYLGMLPFLLLIALAGIQLGIAAYCGSQAATAARTAARTAAQPAPDGGEEAGRRAGVNAVSGWVNPDITWPQYDQWTVKATATVRVPSVLPGLRLIDPVRRSATMPKEDTTP from the coding sequence GTGGCGTCCCTGGAATACCTCGGCATGCTGCCGTTCCTGCTGCTCATCGCCCTCGCGGGCATCCAGCTCGGCATAGCCGCCTACTGCGGGTCGCAGGCCGCCACCGCCGCCCGTACCGCCGCCCGTACGGCCGCGCAGCCCGCTCCCGACGGCGGTGAGGAGGCCGGCCGCAGGGCCGGGGTGAACGCCGTGAGCGGCTGGGTGAACCCGGACATCACCTGGCCCCAGTACGACCAGTGGACCGTGAAGGCGACCGCCACCGTACGGGTCCCCTCCGTACTGCCCGGCCTGCGCCTCATCGATCCGGTACGCAGGTCCGCGACCATGCCGAAGGAGGACACGACCCCGTGA
- a CDS encoding CpaF family protein — protein sequence MSLRARLAVEEAAPQTQEGHLVAVYRAKLLQEIDLAEMSTLTAAERRARLERVLGHIISREGPVLSTAERAALIRRVVDEALGLGILEPLLEDPTVTEIMVNGPDRIYVERGGRVEQVPARFSSADQLLQTIERIVSTVNRRVDESNPMVDARLPSGERVNVIIPPLSLTGPILTIRRFPRAYTLQELIELGTLDEHMLLLLSSFVRAKCNIIVSGGTGSGKTTLLNALSGLIPDGERIITVEDAAELQLQQEHVIRLESRPPNVEGEGRITIRDLVRNSLRMRPDRIIVGEVRGGETLDMLQAMSTGHDGSLATVHANSAEDAVLRLQTLASMSEVKIPFEALRDQINSALDVIVQLNRHLDGTRRIGEIAVLSSHGRDVFRLTSATRFRAEPLGVDRIVRGWYEHRPVPREIGERLYLAGEQVPAAFGVGASELELDSREAK from the coding sequence GTGAGTCTCCGCGCCCGCCTCGCCGTGGAAGAGGCCGCCCCGCAGACCCAGGAAGGCCACCTCGTGGCCGTCTACCGGGCCAAGCTGCTCCAGGAGATCGACCTCGCCGAGATGTCCACGCTCACCGCGGCCGAGCGCAGGGCCCGGCTGGAACGCGTGCTCGGGCACATCATCAGCCGCGAGGGTCCGGTGCTGTCCACCGCCGAACGGGCCGCGCTGATACGCCGGGTGGTGGACGAGGCCCTGGGCCTCGGCATCCTCGAACCGCTGCTGGAAGACCCCACGGTCACCGAGATCATGGTCAACGGCCCCGACCGGATCTATGTCGAACGCGGCGGCCGGGTCGAGCAGGTGCCCGCGCGCTTCTCCTCGGCCGACCAGCTGCTCCAGACCATCGAGCGCATCGTGTCCACCGTCAACCGCCGGGTGGACGAGTCCAATCCGATGGTCGACGCCCGCCTGCCGTCCGGCGAGCGGGTCAACGTCATCATCCCGCCGCTCTCCCTGACCGGCCCGATCCTCACCATCCGCCGCTTCCCCCGCGCGTACACCCTCCAGGAACTCATCGAACTCGGCACGCTGGACGAGCACATGCTGCTCCTGCTGTCGTCGTTCGTCCGCGCGAAGTGCAACATCATCGTCAGCGGCGGCACGGGCTCGGGGAAGACCACGCTGCTCAACGCGCTGTCCGGGCTGATCCCCGACGGCGAGCGGATCATCACCGTCGAGGACGCCGCCGAACTCCAGCTCCAGCAGGAGCATGTGATCCGGCTGGAGTCCCGCCCGCCCAACGTCGAGGGCGAGGGCCGGATCACCATCCGCGACCTGGTTCGCAACTCGCTGCGCATGCGGCCCGACCGGATCATCGTCGGCGAGGTCCGCGGCGGGGAGACCCTGGACATGCTCCAGGCGATGTCCACCGGCCACGACGGCTCGCTGGCCACCGTGCACGCCAACTCCGCGGAGGACGCGGTGCTCCGGCTCCAGACGCTGGCCTCGATGAGCGAGGTCAAGATCCCGTTCGAGGCGCTGCGCGACCAGATCAACTCCGCGCTCGATGTGATCGTCCAGCTCAACCGGCACCTCGACGGCACCCGCCGGATCGGCGAGATCGCCGTACTGTCCTCGCACGGCCGCGATGTCTTCCGGCTCACCTCAGCCACCCGCTTCCGCGCAGAACCCCTCGGCGTGGACCGCATCGTGCGCGGCTGGTACGAGCACCGGCCGGTGCCGCGCGAGATCGGCGAACGCCTCTACCTGGCGGGCGAACAGGTGCCCGCCGCCTTCGGGGTCGGCGCGAGCGAACTGGAACTCGACAGCCGGGAGGCGAAGTGA
- a CDS encoding type II secretion system F family protein, which produces MLVLGAATLALALGVWGLHAWWGGRADRAALVERLAGETGAAPRRVAFAGLDGRVRQYAWGQRLAGRLAATGTNATPGQFTAAVIGVIAGAWLAAAFVLAPFFGPIAALLAGWAGFSFLEWRRRVRTERFIAQLPELARVLANATQAGLALRTAVSMAAEELEAPAGEELRQVADAMALGHSVEDALGELQQRLPSRELIVLVSTLVLSSRAGGSVVDSLRNLTVTLEERKETRREIRTQMSQVTVTAYAVPVIGIGSLLLLDRIMPGSLSAMTGSTTGRICVLISLGLYVVGFVLIRRMSRIDV; this is translated from the coding sequence CTGCTCGTCCTCGGCGCCGCGACGCTCGCCCTGGCGCTCGGCGTGTGGGGCCTGCACGCGTGGTGGGGCGGCCGGGCGGACCGGGCCGCGCTGGTCGAACGGCTCGCGGGCGAGACGGGCGCCGCCCCGCGGCGGGTCGCCTTCGCCGGACTCGACGGCCGGGTGCGGCAGTACGCGTGGGGGCAGCGGCTGGCCGGACGGCTCGCGGCCACCGGTACGAACGCCACTCCCGGCCAGTTCACGGCGGCCGTCATCGGGGTGATCGCCGGGGCGTGGCTCGCCGCGGCGTTCGTGCTCGCCCCCTTCTTCGGGCCGATCGCGGCGCTGCTCGCCGGATGGGCGGGCTTCTCCTTCCTGGAGTGGCGGCGCCGGGTGCGCACCGAGCGCTTCATCGCCCAACTCCCCGAACTGGCCCGGGTACTGGCCAACGCCACCCAGGCCGGACTGGCCCTGCGCACCGCGGTCTCCATGGCCGCGGAGGAACTGGAGGCCCCCGCCGGCGAGGAGTTGAGGCAGGTCGCCGACGCGATGGCCCTCGGCCACTCCGTCGAGGACGCCCTGGGCGAACTCCAGCAGCGGCTGCCCAGCCGGGAGTTGATCGTGCTGGTCTCCACCCTCGTGCTGTCCAGCCGGGCCGGCGGCTCCGTGGTGGACTCCCTGCGCAACCTCACCGTCACCCTGGAGGAGCGCAAGGAGACCCGCCGGGAGATCCGTACCCAGATGTCCCAGGTCACCGTCACCGCCTACGCCGTCCCGGTGATCGGTATCGGCTCCCTGCTGCTGCTCGACCGGATCATGCCGGGCTCGCTGAGCGCGATGACCGGCTCGACCACCGGCCGGATCTGCGTACTGATCTCCCTGGGCCTGTACGTGGTCGGCTTCGTGCTGATCCGCCGGATGTCCCGGATCGACGTGTGA
- a CDS encoding DUF5936 domain-containing protein, with product MGLGLALGLAVCVAGAVYAVGLLRADVRLPDDLALALEVGRTRTTRTGNAIDRLGIRWAPMVMRMMGPARIAKMRARIDHAGHPHGLTVERYAARRAVYGGLGGFAALLLLTRGSWFLALLLLAYGWWWADLGIWLAVRRRRDDIERTLPDFLDVLAVVVSAGLGFRQALERVNAVYQGPWSDEIRVALRQMDIGVSRRDAFDQLRKRNRSEQVGQFVTALQQGEELGAPIARTLLQIATDMRRTEAQNARRRAARMVPRATGVITMLLVPATMILLITGMIMGSQINFGDVFGNG from the coding sequence ATGGGACTCGGTCTCGCGCTGGGCCTCGCGGTGTGCGTGGCCGGCGCGGTGTACGCGGTCGGACTGCTGCGGGCGGACGTACGGCTGCCGGACGACCTCGCGCTCGCCCTCGAAGTGGGCCGCACCCGCACCACCCGTACCGGCAACGCCATCGACCGGCTGGGCATCCGCTGGGCCCCGATGGTGATGCGGATGATGGGGCCGGCCCGGATCGCGAAGATGCGGGCCAGGATCGACCACGCGGGCCATCCGCACGGCCTCACCGTCGAGCGCTACGCCGCCCGGCGGGCCGTGTACGGCGGCCTCGGCGGCTTCGCGGCGCTGCTGCTGCTCACCCGGGGCAGCTGGTTCCTGGCGCTGCTGCTGCTCGCGTACGGCTGGTGGTGGGCGGACCTCGGCATCTGGCTGGCCGTGCGCCGCCGCCGTGACGACATCGAGCGCACCCTGCCGGACTTCCTCGACGTGCTGGCGGTCGTGGTCAGCGCGGGCCTGGGCTTCCGCCAGGCGCTGGAGCGGGTCAACGCCGTGTACCAGGGCCCCTGGTCGGACGAGATCCGGGTCGCGCTGCGGCAGATGGACATCGGGGTCAGCCGCCGTGACGCCTTCGACCAGCTGCGCAAGCGCAACCGCAGCGAGCAGGTGGGGCAGTTCGTCACGGCCCTCCAGCAGGGCGAGGAGCTGGGCGCCCCGATCGCCCGCACCCTCCTCCAGATCGCCACGGACATGCGGCGCACCGAGGCCCAGAACGCCCGCCGCCGGGCGGCCCGGATGGTCCCGCGGGCGACCGGGGTGATCACCATGCTGCTGGTCCCGGCCACCATGATCCTGTTGATCACCGGCATGATCATGGGCTCGCAGATCAACTTCGGCGATGTCTTCGGAAATGGGTGA
- a CDS encoding pilus assembly protein TadG-related protein, which produces MIHCGDDRGQTIGIYIVAMTALLFLAFAYFAVGQAAVTRNSAQTAADAAALAAAREYRDEAKSAFLAALNSGDLDALGRLLTDGGTDDYGPCGAAASYAEANDAERLTCDRVNGPPGYTVSVRTKGTVGKSVVQGTENRHAEARATAVVSPRCVIDSMAGTGGTSSTDDAGDAGGTGDAGDDGGADDHHVVEFLCHGGDLTIDPSVPGFTLDLSTFYSVHLTK; this is translated from the coding sequence TTGATCCACTGCGGTGATGACCGCGGTCAGACGATCGGTATCTACATCGTCGCCATGACCGCGCTGTTGTTCCTGGCTTTCGCGTACTTCGCGGTCGGGCAGGCCGCCGTCACACGCAACAGCGCGCAGACGGCGGCGGACGCGGCGGCGCTCGCCGCCGCGCGGGAGTACCGCGACGAGGCGAAGTCCGCGTTCCTCGCCGCGCTGAACAGCGGTGACCTCGACGCGCTCGGCCGGCTGCTCACCGACGGGGGCACGGACGACTACGGGCCCTGTGGCGCCGCGGCCTCGTACGCGGAGGCGAACGACGCCGAGCGGTTGACGTGCGACCGGGTGAACGGGCCGCCCGGTTACACCGTTTCCGTGCGGACGAAGGGGACAGTGGGCAAGTCGGTCGTCCAGGGTACCGAGAACAGGCACGCGGAGGCCCGGGCGACGGCGGTGGTGTCACCTCGATGTGTCATCGACAGCATGGCCGGCACAGGGGGTACGAGCAGCACGGACGACGCGGGTGACGCAGGCGGCACAGGTGATGCGGGTGACGACGGCGGAGCGGATGACCACCATGTCGTCGAATTCCTCTGTCACGGCGGCGATCTGACGATCGATCCGTCGGTGCCGGGCTTCACACTTGATCTGTCGACCTTCTACTCCGTGCATCTGACCAAGTGA
- a CDS encoding OmpA family protein, whose protein sequence is MTATAAPTRTGPTRPAAARTATTVATATALVLVLAAGTVTCAGTAVADTNPPPSAGQSTPTPPVNVDPTSPNLKLPEGATLAAPKVLDIVSVTDQGTVSASQPEQRQETSNSTITYALQSEVLFTKDSAKLSPTATSRIQAIASDINTRHVTSPIRVFGFTDNLGSSEHGDVLSKARADAVYTVLAQELAADGDPGHTFQVRGYGEDYPIADNSIESGRSQNRRVEITFTPPAA, encoded by the coding sequence ATGACCGCGACCGCCGCCCCGACCAGAACCGGCCCCACCAGGCCCGCCGCCGCCAGGACCGCCACGACCGTCGCCACCGCGACCGCGCTCGTCCTCGTCCTCGCCGCCGGCACGGTGACCTGCGCCGGCACCGCGGTCGCCGACACCAACCCGCCCCCGTCGGCCGGGCAGAGCACCCCCACGCCACCCGTGAACGTCGACCCGACCTCGCCGAACCTCAAGCTCCCGGAGGGCGCCACCCTCGCGGCCCCCAAAGTGCTCGACATCGTGTCCGTGACCGACCAGGGCACGGTCTCCGCGAGCCAGCCGGAGCAGCGGCAGGAGACGTCCAACTCCACGATCACCTACGCGCTCCAGTCCGAGGTGCTGTTCACCAAGGACAGCGCGAAGCTCTCACCGACCGCGACCTCGCGGATCCAGGCGATCGCGAGCGACATCAACACACGGCATGTCACCTCACCCATCCGGGTCTTCGGGTTCACGGACAACCTCGGCAGCAGCGAGCACGGAGACGTGCTCTCCAAGGCGCGGGCGGATGCCGTCTACACGGTTCTGGCGCAGGAACTGGCCGCCGACGGCGATCCGGGCCACACCTTCCAGGTCCGCGGCTACGGCGAGGACTACCCGATCGCCGACAATTCCATCGAAAGCGGCCGCAGTCAGAACCGACGCGTCGAGATCACTTTCACGCCACCTGCCGCATAA
- a CDS encoding DUF192 domain-containing protein yields MRRRWQDGEGTLRAPAGEAPLRIAASYRARTRGLLGRDGIEGALLLTPASSVHTVRMRFAIDVAYLDRRLKVLAVRTMPPGKIGRPRLRARHVLEAEAGAFAAWGVVRGVRLEAVVPAPPDRPA; encoded by the coding sequence ATGCGCCGACGCTGGCAGGACGGCGAGGGGACGCTGCGCGCGCCCGCCGGGGAGGCACCGCTGCGGATCGCCGCGTCGTACCGCGCCCGTACCCGCGGGCTGCTCGGCCGGGACGGCATCGAGGGCGCGCTGCTGCTGACGCCCGCGTCCAGCGTGCACACCGTGCGGATGCGGTTCGCGATCGATGTCGCCTATCTGGACCGGCGGTTGAAGGTACTGGCGGTACGGACGATGCCGCCGGGCAAGATCGGCCGTCCCCGGCTGCGGGCCCGGCACGTCCTGGAGGCGGAGGCGGGCGCGTTCGCGGCGTGGGGTGTGGTGCGGGGGGTACGGCTGGAGGCGGTCGTCCCGGCCCCGCCGGACCGCCCTGCCTGA
- a CDS encoding prepilin peptidase has translation MHVYLIVGAAVWGTASGLLLPRAAYRLAVPAGEPWAAVCPAGHPVRGWFGPARCPGCPAPRYGLGYGAVLACALACTALALTVGARPELAVWLLLVPVALILARVDLLVFRLPDVLTLPALAATAALLGLAALVPDHGGAWLRGLCAAGAVGALYLLLFLVNPAGMGFGDVKLAPTLGFVLGWYGWPVVFAGTFLGFLLGAVAGVVLIVSRRADRKTPIPFGPFMLVGALGAVLWASTPTG, from the coding sequence GTGCATGTCTATCTGATCGTGGGTGCCGCCGTCTGGGGAACGGCGAGCGGCCTCCTTCTGCCGCGGGCCGCCTACCGGTTGGCGGTGCCCGCGGGCGAGCCCTGGGCCGCCGTGTGCCCCGCGGGGCACCCCGTGCGCGGCTGGTTCGGCCCCGCGCGCTGCCCGGGCTGCCCGGCGCCGCGCTACGGCCTCGGTTACGGCGCCGTGCTCGCCTGCGCGTTGGCCTGCACGGCGCTGGCACTGACGGTGGGGGCCCGCCCCGAACTCGCCGTCTGGCTGCTGCTGGTGCCCGTCGCGCTGATACTCGCCCGGGTCGACCTGCTGGTCTTCCGGCTGCCCGATGTGCTCACGCTGCCCGCGCTGGCGGCCACGGCGGCGCTGCTCGGGCTCGCCGCGCTGGTGCCCGACCACGGCGGGGCGTGGCTGCGGGGGCTGTGCGCGGCGGGGGCGGTCGGCGCGCTGTATCTCCTGCTCTTCCTCGTCAACCCGGCGGGGATGGGGTTCGGGGACGTGAAGCTCGCGCCGACGCTGGGGTTCGTGCTCGGCTGGTACGGGTGGCCGGTGGTGTTCGCCGGTACGTTTCTGGGGTTCCTGCTCGGGGCGGTGGCGGGGGTCGTGCTCATCGTCTCGCGGCGGGCGGACCGGAAGACGCCGATACCGTTCGGGCCGTTCATGCTGGTGGGCGCGCTCGGAGCCGTCCTGTGGGCCTCGACGCCGACGGGCTAG
- the mgrA gene encoding L-glyceraldehyde 3-phosphate reductase, with protein sequence MNIRNLYRASDERYDSMEYRRTGRSGLKLPAISLGLWHNFGDDRTLDSQRAILRRAFDLGVTHFDLANNYGPPFGAAEANFGTLFAQDFRPYRDELVISTKAGYDMWPGPYGEWGSRKYLLSSLDQSLSRMGLDYVDIFYSHRFDPDTPLEETMGALASAVQQGKALYVGISSYGPDRTREAARILRELGVPALIHQPSYSMINRWIEDEGLLDVLEEEGMGCIGFVPLAQGLLTDRYLGGIPGDSRAAQGKSLNPALVNDETIGRLRALNDIAAARGQSLAQLALSWVLRDQRVTSALIGASSVAQLETNVAALGAPALTAQELAEIDTHAVEPEGVNLWSVSSEA encoded by the coding sequence GTGAACATCCGAAACCTTTACCGCGCCTCCGACGAGCGCTACGACTCGATGGAGTACCGACGCACCGGCCGCAGCGGCCTCAAGCTCCCGGCGATCTCGCTCGGCCTGTGGCACAACTTCGGTGACGACCGGACCCTGGACTCGCAGCGCGCGATCCTGCGCCGTGCCTTCGACCTCGGCGTCACGCACTTCGACCTGGCCAACAACTACGGGCCGCCGTTCGGCGCCGCCGAGGCCAACTTCGGCACCCTCTTCGCCCAGGACTTCCGCCCCTACCGCGACGAGCTGGTCATCTCCACGAAGGCCGGTTACGACATGTGGCCGGGGCCGTACGGCGAGTGGGGCTCGCGCAAGTACCTGCTGTCCTCGCTCGACCAGTCGCTGTCCCGGATGGGCCTGGACTACGTGGACATCTTCTACTCCCACCGCTTCGACCCGGACACGCCCCTCGAGGAGACGATGGGCGCGCTGGCGTCCGCGGTCCAGCAGGGCAAGGCGCTGTACGTCGGGATCTCCTCCTACGGCCCGGACCGCACCCGGGAGGCCGCGCGGATCCTGCGCGAGCTGGGGGTGCCCGCGCTCATCCACCAGCCGTCGTACTCCATGATCAACCGCTGGATCGAGGACGAGGGCCTGCTCGACGTCCTCGAAGAGGAGGGCATGGGCTGCATCGGCTTCGTGCCGCTGGCGCAGGGTCTGCTCACCGACCGCTACCTCGGCGGCATCCCCGGGGACTCGCGCGCGGCCCAGGGCAAGTCGCTCAACCCGGCCCTGGTCAACGACGAGACGATCGGGCGGCTGCGCGCCCTCAACGACATCGCGGCGGCCCGCGGCCAGTCGCTGGCGCAGCTCGCCCTGAGCTGGGTGCTGCGCGACCAGCGGGTGACCTCGGCGCTCATCGGCGCGTCCTCGGTCGCGCAGCTGGAGACGAACGTCGCGGCGCTGGGCGCGCCCGCGCTCACCGCGCAGGAGCTGGCGGAGATCGACACGCACGCGGTGGAGCCCGAGGGCGTCAACCTCTGGTCGGTCAGCAGCGAGGCGTAG
- a CDS encoding isoprenyl transferase, with protein sequence MNLRELVYGLYSRRVENRLDVSQAPKHIGVILDGNRRWAKASGGSPEQGHRAGADKIAEMLGWCEETGVEVVTLWLLSTDNLDRPADQLVPLLGIIEDAVTELAASGRWRVHHVGTMDLLPAHTQSVLKEAEQATHGVTGILVNVAVGYGGRQEIADAVRSLLHEHAGRGTSIEDLAELLDVEHIAEHLYTRGQPDPDLVIRTSGEQRLSGFMLWQSAHSEYYFCEVFWPAFRKVDFLRALRDYAARHRRYGT encoded by the coding sequence ATGAATCTGCGCGAACTGGTGTATGGGCTGTACTCCCGCAGAGTGGAAAACCGCCTCGATGTGTCGCAGGCCCCCAAGCACATCGGTGTGATCCTGGACGGCAACAGGCGCTGGGCGAAGGCGTCCGGCGGCAGCCCCGAGCAGGGCCACCGGGCCGGCGCGGACAAGATCGCCGAGATGCTGGGCTGGTGCGAGGAGACCGGGGTCGAGGTGGTCACCCTGTGGCTGCTGTCGACGGACAACCTGGACCGTCCGGCCGACCAGCTGGTGCCGCTGCTGGGCATCATCGAGGACGCGGTGACCGAGCTGGCCGCCAGCGGCCGCTGGCGGGTGCACCACGTGGGCACGATGGACCTGCTGCCCGCGCACACCCAGTCCGTGCTCAAGGAGGCCGAGCAGGCCACCCACGGCGTCACCGGCATCCTGGTGAACGTGGCGGTGGGCTACGGCGGCAGGCAGGAGATCGCCGACGCCGTACGGTCGCTGCTGCACGAGCACGCGGGCCGCGGCACCTCCATCGAGGACCTCGCCGAGCTGCTGGACGTCGAACACATCGCCGAGCACCTCTACACCCGCGGCCAGCCCGACCCCGATCTGGTGATCCGTACCTCGGGCGAGCAGCGGTTGTCCGGATTCATGCTGTGGCAGAGCGCGCATTCGGAGTACTACTTCTGCGAGGTCTTCTGGCCCGCGTTCCGGAAGGTCGACTTCCTGCGCGCGCTGCGCGACTACGCCGCCAGGCACCGCCGCTACGGAACGTGA